In Primulina huaijiensis isolate GDHJ02 chromosome 4, ASM1229523v2, whole genome shotgun sequence, the DNA window NNNNNNNNNNNNNNNNNNNNNNNNNNNNNNNNNNNNNNNNNNNNNNNNNNNNNNNNNNNNNNNNNNNNNNNNtccgcagcgtgcaataatgtgcgctgttaatattctATGCATTCACGGCGTGCAGTTAAAGCACGCCGTTGAAATgggtgaatttttaaattagcgacggtttaataaaccgtcgcaaatgtaacgttgcgacggttttaactaccgtcgctatatttagagaCGGTATAAAATaacccgtcgccgatttaaaatcggcgacggtttaataaataaccgtcgcttttagcgacggtttttattgaactgtcgctaatagttgtaaatcggcgacagttatgtttaaaccgtcgctaatagcgacagtttaatgcaaaactgtcgctaattatcgcaaattgtctataaatatccgatttCCGTTCCACTTTTACATCACTTTACAACACTTAAACTTTTTTCTAATATGCgtttttaattttggttttagtacatttttttaaaatttttggttaatattttaagtgttagttaagagaTGATAGTtttaatggaattttttttaaaatttattaaattataaaagtaaattttttttatttttacgcaaaatttagcgacggttgtatgaactgtcgctaaatgtagcgacagttttgtaaccgtcgctaaatttaaacaccGTCGTTCCCTTAGCGACGGAGTagtaaccgttgctaaattagcgacggtattgtttgtatttaaccgtcgcaaattagcgacggttaacttAAAAACCGTccctaatatttaaattttttttaatattaacggcgtgcattgcacgctgcggatagttgtATTAATGGCGTACATATGCACGTCGTTGATagtagtattaacagcgtgcatgcgcacgctgcggataaactcgaactttcaacagcttgcaatttcgcagcgtgcaatgtgcgccgcggaaagagtatttgcgcgctgcgaaaagccatttttgttgtagtgatNNNNNNNNNNNNNNNNNNNNNNNNNNNNNNNNNNNNNNNNNNNNNNNNNNNNNNNNNNNNNNNNNNNNNNNNNNNNNNNNNNNNNNNNNNNNNNNNNNNNNNNNNNNNNNNNNNNNNNNNNNNNNNNNNNNNNNNNNNNNNNNNNNNNNNNNNNNNNNNNNNNNNNNNNNNNNNNNNNNNNNNNNNNNNNNNNNNNNNNNNNNNNNNNNNNNNNNNNNNNNNNNNNNNNNNNNNNNNNNNNNNNNNNNNNNNNNNNNNNNNNNNNNNNNNNNNNNNNNNNNNNNNNNNNNNNNNNNNNNNNNNNNNNNNNNNNNNNNNNNNNNNNNNNNNNNNNNNNNNNNNNNNNNNNNNNNNNNNNNNNNNNNNNNNNNNNNNNNNNNNNNNNNNNNNNNNNNNNNNNNNNNNNNNNNNNNNNNNNNNNNNNNNNNNNNNNNNNNNNNNNNNNNNNNNNNNNNNNNNNNNNNNNNNNNNNNNNNNNNNNNNNNNNNNNNNNNNNNNNNNNNNNNNNNNaaaaaaatcataactatttcaatatttaaccaaatgaggtgaaccaagtggccaaattcatctaaagacaattccccacatgtttgctgttttgagcagagtcaaattcggtaaTTAaggtcgtggaacaaagcattgaaagaagggacatgtaattgaagttggaggagacaaagactactattacaactacattgcattaatagaatttttgaccctttctctcatttggcctataaatagaggccttgtgctagcttgagaatcattctatctcattgtaaaatatagtgtgagtgagtataaaagttctaagttccaatatatttttcattttccaaattatgagtgatgtttttagtgttgatcaaaagtaagttcatggaaagctaaatctattatgtcaaaatgaagaggatgaatttttggttaagcatgattgtttatattttgtatattttttctttatttcttttaaatttgctaatttctttttattgtaggtatcaatttacatcaaatgcttgataccattgaagtggttatcttgatttgttgtttaattttaatacaataaatatttcatcaatNCGTGActctgtcggttgttctaaatgaaatatattgatttaatttaacatttattttatacagttatatatttatatagttatatatataatcataggtaccatatataaaatatcggtgaattcggtattttctatagtgggaactatattatattaggtgtgtgcttaaatatttaattttcttggaaccattatttatggtggtttcctttgttttacttttagtaaaacaatattgcataaaccatgaataaatcctcgagccttgacaaaatttataatttgtaaacttcgttcttgcatttggttatttataaattaataaatttgaacttaaaataacctctctgtagatcgatctcgtacttatgaaatatattacttgcagacaacttacacttgggtgaattataatttaagtagtagcacaaAACTCTAAACCATTGTCTGTTATGAGCTTCTTTAGTCTTTTGCCAGACTGATTTTCAAGCAAAACCAGCCACTGCTTAAATCTGTCTAGAGCTTCATTTTTGTTTCTCAAGATATACACCCATACCCTTCGAGAGTAGTCATCAATGATAGACATGATGTATCTTGCCCCTCCATTTGATAGAACTCTTGATGGTGCCCAGAGATCAGAGTGTACATATTCCAAAGGGGCAGAGGACACATGAATTCCATTGTTCAATTTCACTCTTGTGGATTTACCTTTTACACAATCCTCACAAAACTCAAGTTTTCTTAGTGGTCTGTTACCCAGGAGGCCTTGTTTTTGGAGTTCTTGTATTCCTCTATCACTGATATGTGCTAATCTCAAATGCCACATCATCGTGTTGTCAAAGCTTTGTTTAGCAGCACTGACAGATCCAGAGTGAGTCCCTCCATGAAGAGTGTAGAGTCCATTTGATCTTACACCCTTCATTACAGCAAGGGAGCCTTTGAATACTGTCATTTTACCCTTCTATGCCTTGAAGGTATATCCTAGCTGATCAAGGCTTCCAAGAGAGATTAAGTTTCTCTTTAACTCAGGGACATATCTCACAGCTTTTAGTATGAGTTCAGTCCTATCGTGCATGATTAGTCTTATTGTGCCAATTCCCTGGACTTGGCAAGTCTTTTTGTTTCCCAGAATGACTTGTCCAGCATTTATCTCTTCAAAAGCCATAAACCAGTCTCTGTTTGGTGACATATGAAAGGAGCATCCGCTGTCTAAAATCCAGTCTTGATCTATTTGTTG includes these proteins:
- the LOC140974863 gene encoding uncharacterized mitochondrial protein AtMg00300-like is translated as MTVFKGSLAVMKGVRSNGLYTLHGGTHSGSVSAAKQSFDNTMMWHLRLAHISDRGIQELQKQGLLGNRPLRKLEFCEDCVKGKSTRVKLNNGIHVSSAPLEYVHSDLWAPSRVLSNGGARYIMSIIDDYSRRVWVYILRNKNEALDRFKQWLVLLENQSGKRLKKLITDNGLEFCATT